The Chiloscyllium punctatum isolate Juve2018m chromosome 42, sChiPun1.3, whole genome shotgun sequence genome includes a region encoding these proteins:
- the LOC140465538 gene encoding phenylethanolamine N-methyltransferase, with amino-acid sequence MPPRANFENEDCVVPWKLRCFASSFSTGEIHGHTLLDIGSGPTLYQVISACNFFNRIVMSDYLEVNREELRKWLRRDPGAFDWSPYIKYVCGLDGKRDHWEDTERRLRETIQEVCHCDIMQANPLHPKVLNPVDAISTTFCLESVCPDKKSLEEALANISSLLKPGGFLLMIGALNESYYLAGEVKLSVIPLDEDYVKETVSRSGYRICTFKTYNMPPDLNIGVDDVCAVFYLQAQKI; translated from the exons ATGCCTCCTCGAGCCAACTTTGAGAATGAGGACTGTGTTGTTCCCTGGAAACTCCGCTGCTTTGCATCCTCATTCTCAACAG GAGAAATTCATGGCCACACGCTTCTGGACATTGGCTCTGGCCCGACTCTGTACCAAGTCATCAGCGCCTGTAACTTCTTCAACAGGATTGTAATGTCTGATTACTTGGAGGTGAATCGGGAGGAACTCAGGAAATGGCTGAGAAGAGATCCTGGAGCCTTTGACTGGAGTCCCTACATTAAATATGTGTGTGGCCTTGACGGAAAGAG GGATCACTGGGAAGATACAGAGAGGAGACTACGGGAAACAATTCAAGAGGTCTGTCATTGTGACATCATGCAGGCAAATCCTCTGCACCCAAAGGTGCTGAATCCTGTTGATGCTATCAGTACCACCTTCTGCCTCGAGTCTGTGTGCCCAGATAAGAAATCACTGGAGGAGGCTTTAGCTAATATCAGCTCACTCCTGAAACCAGGTGGCTTCCTCCTGATGATTGGGGCACTCAATGAATCCTACTACCTGGCTGGGGAAGTGAAGCTCAGCGTTATTCCTCTTGATGAAGATTATGTGAAGGAGACAGTTAGCAGGTCTGGCTACAGAATCTGTACCTTCAAAACATACAACATGCCACCTGATCTGAACATTGGGGTTGATGATGTGTGCGCTGTTTTCTACCTTCAAGCACAAAAAATATGA